A part of Myxococcales bacterium genomic DNA contains:
- a CDS encoding ACP S-malonyltransferase, with the protein MSFAYLFPGQGSQSPNMTDWIVKNYSPARQLFSQAQKKLQLNLEKPENLQRSEYCQPTVLLTSYCYFLFCLDNFGFIPSFLCGHSLGEFTALVASKSLDLMDALFLVKARGQLMDAVSQEESGGMLAIINLSLSDVEDYLFNFNKKLQPNNLPLIISSFNSPKEFVVSGNLPLLCAFQETLKKNHIVTMPLKVAGAFHHPMMAIIKDRFSSKLDQITINDPQIKVLSSTTATLLDDAESVRAALESQIDKPVLWITCIEKLLENDNVNCLIDVGPQSILQKSVKDVLAKQVFKLKAIDLISMYSEIGRKKSKALKAEQYIKILDNWLSRLACSKKKNRESSDEVDRISGIYSELLNFIVSLKENNQSDFKDADLEICRNRFIQAMVLKGYTLKEIENNVG; encoded by the coding sequence ATGAGTTTTGCCTACTTATTTCCCGGCCAGGGAAGTCAATCTCCTAATATGACAGATTGGATAGTAAAAAATTATTCTCCTGCACGACAGCTCTTTTCTCAGGCCCAAAAAAAACTACAACTTAATTTAGAAAAACCTGAAAACTTACAGAGAAGTGAGTATTGCCAGCCCACAGTACTGTTAACAAGTTACTGTTATTTTCTTTTTTGTCTTGATAACTTTGGTTTTATACCGAGCTTTCTCTGTGGACACAGCCTTGGAGAATTTACAGCTTTAGTAGCGTCTAAATCTCTCGATTTAATGGATGCCCTCTTTCTTGTTAAAGCAAGAGGACAACTAATGGACGCAGTCTCACAAGAAGAAAGCGGTGGCATGCTTGCCATCATCAATCTTTCGCTTTCCGATGTAGAAGATTACCTTTTTAACTTCAATAAAAAATTGCAGCCCAATAATTTACCCTTGATAATTTCAAGTTTTAATAGTCCTAAAGAATTTGTCGTTTCCGGAAACCTGCCCTTGCTTTGTGCTTTTCAAGAAACCCTTAAGAAAAATCACATAGTTACCATGCCGCTAAAAGTAGCCGGAGCATTTCATCATCCGATGATGGCAATAATTAAAGACCGTTTTTCAAGTAAACTTGATCAAATCACTATTAACGACCCACAAATAAAAGTTCTTTCATCCACTACTGCAACACTGCTCGACGATGCGGAAAGCGTTAGAGCAGCATTAGAAAGCCAGATTGATAAGCCTGTGTTGTGGATTACCTGTATAGAAAAACTTCTGGAAAATGATAATGTAAACTGTCTAATAGATGTAGGACCACAATCTATTTTACAAAAATCGGTCAAAGATGTGTTAGCCAAACAAGTCTTCAAGCTAAAAGCAATTGATTTGATTTCAATGTATTCAGAAATCGGACGTAAAAAAAGTAAAGCACTTAAAGCAGAGCAATACATAAAAATACTTGATAACTGGCTTTCAAGACTAGCTTGTAGCAAGAAAAAAAATAGAGAGTCATCGGATGAAGTCGATAGGATTTCTGGTATTTATTCGGAACTATTAAATTTCATAGTATCTTTAAAAGAAAATAATCAATCTGATTTTAAGGATGCAGATTTAGAAATATGCCGAAATCGCTTCATCCAAGCAATGGTACTTAAAGGTTATACATTAAAAGAGATAGAAAATAATGTTGGATGA
- a CDS encoding biotin--protein ligase, producing MFIYADKGTCMECVVETEKSLSNELSNYSIKRIMADELLMSRWQGEAALLVIPGGRATPYAELLNGKGNDLIRQFVEGGGSVLGLCAGGYYGGAFVEFAKDTTMEVVRKHELAFFPGTVIGPVLADYDYYSESGARAARIKWIGVGESLYERKATLYYNGGGYFAQANEYPKTSVIATYEGVHNNPAAIIEVLVAQGVAILSGVHFEYNCSVLNRIDWELNNFIEEYNCQRRELLRNVLSRLGLKLMAS from the coding sequence GTGTTCATATATGCCGATAAGGGCACATGCATGGAGTGTGTGGTAGAGACAGAAAAAAGTCTTAGCAATGAGTTGAGCAACTATAGCATTAAAAGAATCATGGCTGATGAACTTCTGATGAGTAGATGGCAAGGAGAGGCTGCATTATTGGTAATTCCCGGTGGACGAGCAACTCCTTATGCAGAATTGCTTAATGGAAAAGGCAATGACTTGATACGACAATTTGTTGAAGGTGGTGGTTCTGTTTTAGGTTTGTGCGCTGGTGGTTATTACGGAGGGGCGTTCGTAGAATTTGCTAAAGACACCACAATGGAAGTGGTGAGAAAACATGAACTGGCATTTTTTCCTGGGACGGTAATTGGTCCGGTACTTGCGGATTACGATTATTACTCTGAAAGTGGTGCACGAGCTGCTCGCATCAAATGGATAGGTGTTGGAGAATCATTGTATGAAAGAAAAGCGACTCTTTATTATAATGGCGGAGGCTATTTTGCTCAGGCGAATGAATATCCTAAGACGAGCGTGATCGCCACATATGAGGGTGTGCATAATAATCCAGCTGCGATCATTGAGGTCTTAGTTGCCCAAGGTGTTGCCATCTTGAGCGGGGTTCATTTTGAATATAATTGTTCCGTATTAAATCGGATCGACTGGGAGCTTAATAATTTTATCGAAGAATACAATTGCCAACGAAGGGAGCTCTTGAGAAACGTATTGTCACGGCTTGGCCTAAAACTTATGGCGAGCTGA
- a CDS encoding biotin transporter BioY: MKMANTAAVSKGLDLKVESLKIALGVLVLFACSQIAIPMEPVPITMQTVAVMLIGLLYSRQSALLSVVLYTALGSMGLPMFQGFEGGLIHLYGPSAGYIVGFTASVYVMTLMRERFVLDSFWGILFNCILGTIVVFIFGVGWLSSIIGLKDAIAFGLLPFILPGAVKAILLSGALRFIRGGKFSIGA, from the coding sequence ATGAAAATGGCTAATACCGCGGCAGTTTCCAAGGGACTCGACCTTAAGGTTGAAAGTCTCAAGATAGCCTTAGGTGTCTTGGTGCTTTTTGCTTGCAGCCAGATCGCTATTCCTATGGAGCCTGTTCCCATCACGATGCAAACGGTAGCAGTTATGCTCATTGGCTTACTTTATTCAAGACAGTCTGCTCTTTTATCGGTCGTTTTATACACGGCGCTCGGTAGCATGGGATTGCCTATGTTTCAGGGTTTTGAAGGTGGACTTATTCATCTTTATGGCCCCTCGGCTGGCTATATTGTAGGATTCACAGCCTCGGTATATGTAATGACGCTCATGCGCGAAAGATTCGTACTCGATTCATTTTGGGGCATCTTGTTTAATTGCATACTAGGAACTATCGTTGTGTTTATTTTTGGTGTGGGGTGGCTTTCTTCAATCATAGGTCTTAAAGATGCGATTGCCTTCGGTCTTTTGCCCTTCATCCTTCCCGGCGCAGTAAAAGCAATTTTGTTGAGCGGAGCACTGCGTTTCATTCGCGGTGGAAAATTCTCGATCGGTGCATAA
- a CDS encoding PhoH family protein, with product MSAKHKDGAEVSEQLIFDTQILHKLSGPEHETLRTIAKVFHIRIGARGDVVTLIGPKKNIKKASQLLKHLAKLIEEGRALSIGDVRNAGMRMMGEIKAKPDDFIAENLYRDTNAREVNPRGPGQRSYVETMKTKDLVFAVGPAGTGKTYLAMTLAVMELKAERIKRIILTRPAVEAGEKLGFLPGNLEEKVSPYLRPLYDALFDLVGTEKAEELVAHGVIEVAPLAFMRGRTLNDAFVILDEAQNTTPEQMKMALTRLGFGSKMVITGDITQIDLAVGQRSGLIEAISILENVSQIGICKLTEKDVVRHPLVQLIVKAYDKKDKIRT from the coding sequence ATGTCTGCAAAACATAAAGATGGCGCCGAAGTCAGTGAACAGCTTATTTTTGACACCCAAATTTTGCATAAACTGAGCGGTCCTGAACATGAAACTCTCAGAACTATAGCCAAAGTTTTTCATATTCGCATTGGTGCCAGGGGCGATGTTGTCACCCTCATTGGCCCTAAAAAAAATATCAAAAAAGCAAGTCAGCTTCTTAAACATCTCGCCAAACTTATCGAAGAAGGACGAGCTCTTTCTATCGGCGATGTTCGCAATGCAGGAATGCGTATGATGGGTGAGATAAAAGCAAAGCCCGATGATTTTATTGCAGAAAATTTATATCGAGATACCAATGCCCGCGAAGTTAATCCCAGAGGTCCAGGGCAGCGATCTTATGTAGAAACTATGAAAACTAAGGATCTTGTTTTTGCTGTTGGACCTGCTGGTACAGGAAAAACTTATCTTGCTATGACCCTGGCCGTGATGGAGCTCAAGGCTGAAAGAATCAAGCGCATCATTCTTACTCGTCCTGCTGTAGAGGCGGGTGAAAAACTCGGTTTTTTGCCAGGAAACTTAGAAGAAAAGGTCTCTCCCTACCTAAGACCGCTCTATGATGCTCTCTTTGATCTTGTGGGTACCGAAAAGGCTGAAGAATTGGTTGCGCACGGTGTTATTGAGGTTGCTCCCCTTGCCTTCATGCGCGGCCGAACACTCAATGATGCATTTGTTATCCTTGATGAAGCTCAAAATACAACTCCAGAGCAAATGAAGATGGCGCTCACTCGCCTTGGTTTTGGCTCTAAAATGGTTATTACAGGAGATATCACTCAGATCGATCTTGCTGTAGGCCAGCGATCCGGGCTTATTGAAGCAATTAGTATATTAGAAAATGTTTCTCAAATTGGCATTTGTAAACTTACTGAAAAAGATGTAGTGAGACACCCCTTGGTGCAATTAATCGTAAAAGCCTATGACAAAAAAGATAAAATAAGGACTTAA
- the ybeY gene encoding rRNA maturation RNase YbeY, protein MKIDIIGIEEINKKNRKTVQEIVAKVLNAAGLENHELNVCFVDESSMMELHHQFKKKKKVTDVLSFPLPAEEASFAHTQNILGDVVICVQQAQLQAEQFGHTLEEEVAVLCAHGLFHLLGLDHEVSEEEADIQMQGEMYLLEVAGLRPELSLIGRT, encoded by the coding sequence GTGAAAATCGATATTATTGGCATTGAAGAGATCAACAAAAAAAATCGTAAAACAGTTCAAGAGATTGTAGCAAAGGTACTGAATGCTGCAGGTCTGGAAAATCATGAGCTCAATGTCTGTTTTGTTGATGAATCATCAATGATGGAACTGCATCATCAATTTAAGAAAAAGAAAAAAGTCACAGATGTTCTTTCTTTTCCTCTCCCTGCTGAAGAAGCTTCATTTGCTCATACTCAAAATATCTTGGGTGATGTTGTCATTTGTGTTCAACAGGCACAACTTCAAGCTGAACAATTTGGACATACCCTTGAAGAGGAAGTCGCTGTCTTATGTGCGCATGGACTCTTTCATTTGCTTGGCCTTGATCATGAAGTTTCAGAGGAAGAAGCAGACATACAAATGCAAGGAGAGATGTATTTGCTTGAGGTGGCAGGCCTCAGACCAGAACTTAGTTTGATCGGACGTACTTAA
- the tnpA gene encoding IS200/IS605 family transposase: MSELYQSLSHSRWDCKYHIVFVPKFRRKILYGEICSFLGPVFHELAHQKECRVIEGHMPRDHVHMCLKIPPKHVVSSVIGFIKGKSAR, encoded by the coding sequence ATGTCCGAGTTGTATCAAAGCCTATCTCATTCGAGATGGGATTGTAAGTATCATATAGTTTTCGTTCCCAAATTCAGACGAAAAATTCTTTATGGAGAGATCTGTAGTTTTTTAGGACCTGTGTTTCATGAACTAGCCCATCAGAAAGAGTGTCGTGTAATAGAAGGGCACATGCCAAGGGATCACGTGCATATGTGCCTAAAAATACCGCCAAAGCACGTAGTTTCTTCAGTGATAGGTTTTATCAAAGGGAAAAGTGCTAGGTAG
- a CDS encoding AMP-binding protein: MTLDFNNFKERFITFYNSAVNKKRLSYHDFFLQAAELACVIESKGLPARTTIITQAREKYEQLLLFWGAILSNMVPAPLTFADSPQRKHKLKEVKAQLPNSMVLDEETLEAGFAFLCNNKSDDLCYKKRFLKNSAIMDDSETFFWQFSSGSTSSPKGIAMSWSMIQLNIKNTLAAIHCDSDDERFLSWMPMTHDFGIILGHLAPLLNRSHQCLLSLNYFLRKPQVWFEIAAEEGSTLLTTTNFANHFFNSRCNALLKKPDLSKVKAIVNGAEPIVYSVTQTSKDLLASWELKPDALTSAYGLAEATLTVTIKDQIDECNFLQIDSRSIGMGEKVTIISQVDAANKPSLTPHSIIVANVGKPIPSLCLEIVDDFQIPLNELEIGNIFIQGPTVTRKIINHQGLNNLDEGYVTGDIGFIFNGCLYWLGRTKDHFKVNGLSYFANEIESHLFEALGISPGQCVVSKNDFSNDDEIIVFLRAPCVKTYESLAQSIFETCRKQFGFEITRFIKIAKVPRTTSGKIQRFQLMRDFLNQDESSKENFSNPLVLNKKSTLAITSSTIVNQLLQTYLGNDVLSDKDMNIQDLELSSLDLLILVNELSKKLSISVSVADIYSHPNITDFRNFLISSYQQSLNGAKV, from the coding sequence ATGACGTTGGATTTTAATAATTTCAAAGAGCGATTCATCACATTTTACAATAGTGCTGTGAACAAAAAACGGCTTAGCTACCATGATTTTTTTTTACAAGCGGCTGAACTCGCTTGTGTTATAGAATCTAAAGGCTTGCCTGCTAGAACCACTATAATTACCCAAGCTCGAGAAAAGTACGAGCAACTATTGCTTTTTTGGGGGGCCATTCTTTCAAATATGGTTCCTGCGCCTTTAACCTTTGCTGATTCTCCGCAACGAAAGCATAAACTAAAAGAAGTGAAAGCTCAGCTTCCTAATTCAATGGTTCTCGATGAGGAAACACTCGAAGCAGGTTTCGCTTTTCTTTGCAATAACAAATCTGACGATCTTTGTTATAAAAAGCGTTTTTTAAAAAACAGCGCCATTATGGATGACTCTGAAACATTTTTTTGGCAGTTCTCCTCAGGATCCACAAGTAGTCCAAAAGGAATTGCTATGAGCTGGTCAATGATCCAGCTGAATATTAAGAATACATTAGCTGCAATACATTGTGACTCAGATGATGAACGATTTTTAAGTTGGATGCCCATGACTCATGATTTTGGAATTATTTTGGGTCACCTTGCACCCTTGCTTAATAGAAGTCATCAGTGCCTACTTAGTTTGAATTATTTTTTACGAAAACCTCAGGTGTGGTTTGAAATTGCCGCCGAAGAAGGTAGTACCTTATTAACTACTACTAATTTTGCCAATCATTTTTTCAACAGCCGATGTAACGCATTGCTAAAAAAACCTGACCTAAGCAAGGTTAAAGCCATTGTTAATGGAGCCGAACCCATCGTATATTCCGTCACACAAACGAGTAAAGATTTACTAGCATCCTGGGAGCTTAAGCCTGATGCCTTAACCTCGGCCTACGGTTTGGCAGAAGCCACTTTAACAGTAACGATAAAAGATCAAATTGATGAATGCAACTTTCTACAAATTGATTCTAGAAGTATCGGTATGGGTGAAAAAGTAACTATTATTAGCCAAGTTGATGCTGCCAACAAACCATCACTCACACCTCATAGTATTATCGTTGCCAATGTAGGGAAACCAATTCCTTCGCTCTGTTTAGAAATTGTCGATGATTTTCAAATCCCCTTAAACGAACTCGAGATAGGAAACATATTCATTCAAGGTCCCACTGTCACACGTAAAATTATAAATCATCAGGGGCTTAATAATTTAGATGAAGGGTATGTGACCGGAGATATAGGATTTATTTTTAACGGATGTCTCTATTGGCTGGGACGTACGAAGGACCACTTCAAAGTAAATGGACTAAGTTATTTCGCGAATGAAATCGAAAGTCATCTATTTGAAGCTCTTGGAATTTCTCCTGGGCAGTGTGTTGTTTCCAAAAATGATTTCTCCAATGATGACGAAATTATTGTTTTTTTACGTGCACCCTGTGTAAAAACCTATGAATCGCTGGCTCAATCAATTTTTGAGACCTGTCGCAAACAATTTGGTTTTGAAATCACTCGCTTTATTAAAATTGCAAAAGTACCTCGCACCACCAGTGGAAAAATTCAAAGATTTCAATTGATGAGAGATTTTTTGAACCAAGATGAATCGAGCAAAGAGAATTTTTCCAATCCTTTAGTGCTTAACAAAAAATCAACCTTAGCAATAACTTCAAGCACAATAGTCAATCAACTTTTGCAAACTTACTTAGGAAATGACGTGTTAAGCGATAAAGATATGAATATTCAAGATCTTGAGCTTTCTTCTTTGGATTTATTAATTTTAGTTAACGAACTATCAAAAAAATTATCTATTTCAGTTTCTGTTGCCGATATTTATAGTCACCCAAATATTACTGATTTTAGAAATTTTTTAATTTCATCATATCAACAATCTCTAAATGGAGCTAAGGTATGA
- a CDS encoding transcriptional repressor: protein MLKHEEENIANLRQKLRRSGLKLTTQRESICKTFFAKEGHRTAEEILLESRQFDAKISLATIYRTLKLLQEFGFAKAHNFQDGQALFEPVFDNHEHHDHLICTHCGAIIEFFDEQIEILQSKVARAHDFKITNHKMELYGLCKKCQ, encoded by the coding sequence ATGTTAAAGCATGAAGAAGAGAATATAGCCAATCTCCGGCAAAAACTTAGGCGTTCTGGCCTAAAACTCACAACCCAAAGAGAATCCATTTGCAAAACTTTTTTTGCCAAAGAAGGTCACAGAACGGCGGAAGAAATCCTGCTTGAATCCAGACAGTTTGATGCAAAAATTAGTTTGGCCACTATCTATCGTACGCTCAAGCTCTTACAAGAATTTGGCTTTGCCAAGGCCCATAATTTTCAAGATGGACAAGCTTTATTTGAGCCCGTTTTTGATAATCACGAGCATCACGATCATCTCATCTGCACTCACTGTGGAGCCATTATTGAATTTTTTGATGAGCAGATAGAGATATTACAAAGCAAAGTTGCAAGAGCTCACGACTTTAAAATCACCAATCATAAAATGGAACTCTATGGCCTTTGTAAAAAATGCCAGTGA
- a CDS encoding DMT family transporter, whose translation MIYLAILEYAILASTFTIAKVAVGYADPLFLIGVRMLCSSPLMFLVHKFSKANDFTIKKEHWKLFIGVSLFHIFLPFIGEFWALQYISSAKTAITYSLTPFIAAILSFFILKKKTSFMQTIGLLIGLFGLLPIFLSGDEVHLAAGEFLTISLPELVLLLSVISASYAWFLVSNLMNQGYGISFINGVAMLIGGVLSLITWYMISQGTSPIRGDFNQFLLWTSLLIVVANVISYNFYGWLLKHISITLMSAVGFLCPVFASLYGLFLLNEKLELSHLIALVMVAVGIWLFYRGERKAKS comes from the coding sequence ATGATTTATTTAGCAATTCTTGAATATGCCATTTTGGCTTCTACTTTTACTATTGCTAAGGTCGCCGTTGGCTATGCCGATCCACTCTTTCTGATCGGCGTGCGCATGCTTTGTTCTTCTCCTTTAATGTTTCTTGTTCACAAGTTTAGTAAAGCAAACGATTTTACGATTAAAAAAGAGCACTGGAAATTATTTATCGGCGTAAGTTTGTTTCATATTTTTCTTCCTTTCATAGGAGAATTTTGGGCACTGCAATATATATCATCGGCCAAAACGGCTATAACTTATTCTCTAACACCATTTATTGCCGCTATTCTAAGTTTTTTTATTCTGAAGAAAAAAACCAGTTTCATGCAAACCATCGGACTGCTAATAGGTTTGTTTGGTCTATTGCCAATTTTTCTTTCAGGCGATGAAGTACATCTTGCAGCGGGGGAATTCTTAACTATTTCGCTGCCAGAATTAGTTTTGCTGTTATCTGTTATTTCGGCGAGTTATGCCTGGTTTTTAGTTTCAAATCTCATGAATCAAGGCTATGGCATTTCCTTTATCAACGGAGTTGCCATGCTGATAGGGGGAGTTTTGAGCTTGATTACATGGTACATGATATCCCAAGGCACCTCACCCATTCGCGGCGATTTTAACCAATTCCTTTTGTGGACCTCTTTGCTCATTGTTGTCGCTAATGTCATCAGTTATAATTTTTATGGCTGGCTCCTAAAACATATTTCTATTACTTTGATGAGTGCGGTAGGATTTTTATGTCCTGTCTTTGCTTCGCTCTATGGGCTTTTTTTACTTAATGAAAAGTTAGAGCTCAGTCATTTAATAGCGCTGGTGATGGTTGCAGTTGGTATTTGGTTGTTTTATCGGGGTGAACGCAAAGCCAAAAGCTAA
- a CDS encoding DUF1284 domain-containing protein — MIQFRPHHFLCSIAYKGLGYSPTFIKNFDGIAQTIRSDEDTQIQVVIGIDSICTACPHQRPQTRTCNSEKKIAKLDRAHAEILDLSNKDVLTFREAKARISKYMSLQQFRKACSPCEWQKMGVCEDALSKLKSDDDTNSRI, encoded by the coding sequence TTGATTCAATTTCGTCCCCATCATTTCCTTTGTAGCATTGCCTATAAAGGACTTGGTTACTCACCCACCTTTATCAAAAACTTTGATGGAATCGCTCAAACGATCAGAAGCGATGAAGATACTCAAATCCAGGTCGTCATCGGCATCGATAGTATATGCACCGCATGTCCGCATCAACGTCCACAAACAAGAACCTGCAACAGCGAAAAAAAGATCGCAAAACTCGACCGTGCACATGCTGAAATACTCGATCTTTCCAACAAAGACGTTTTAACTTTTCGTGAGGCAAAAGCTCGCATCAGCAAGTACATGTCCTTGCAACAATTCCGTAAAGCATGCTCTCCATGCGAGTGGCAAAAAATGGGCGTTTGCGAGGATGCCCTTTCAAAACTTAAAAGTGATGATGACACCAACTCCAGAATTTAA
- a CDS encoding S49 family peptidase has product MKSCLWLRLFLLLLISNVLLGTLNERFVGDVSSISNIEGVSSLWNNPAGLSFFGGSEATSAYAYEWNELGNRHHAGLSIAANFLDVLSLATGFNSRIASKNTKEIFGSDLSGIFAASLKLSDKLSFGLSFLKSYYFQKELFHDTKVSFGFQARPTSYWALGALYQEVNEGFFKAPEITAGMAFRPWGENFTVGIDGRLSPKGINWDDGFRIDPILSIKSYIGGVGGGFSIVIPGIKNGWSNPQMFFGIELNWAHLGLTLNSHMSPSNKSYSVGGNIRTSSEEWRSIDKPYGLWVELNIDRSGGIDHKSSVLDSLFGQTQSPLSVLALLKRIKDDHSIAGVIFYLSGLRIGDARAQEWRDAIISLRKTQKQVIVYLENPSERDFFVASVADKIFMNPSATISLNRFQAHLTYLAASLKKVGVKAEAITAGKYKSAPRRWTHENPQKEEIDIASNILNSFYDAFIDHVSESRNIEKDQLKKILDSGEITSQEAKDFGLIDGAIYKDQLQQVLLNQENVTLPVWSDYSQRTLKNYSWEVKKKIVVIPIEGEIVDGRVGPSLLSVLSEKTGSQDVIEKIENAVSDPNVVGIIVRINSVGGDANAGDKIHRALSKAQKIVPVVASMSDVAASAAYMIAAGTQYIIAEPNTVTGSIGVFSLYFSGNQLAKKIGVHDAEISPIKNPGPNRFRSMTRNERAQAQKIVDWYYQNFIDRVSSGLNLDAKTVEAHAQGRVWLGHEALERKLIHKLGGFMDAVDALWLLAQLKDDQKVDLEISIPGAQQNFSLLPPFSSLFGRQNYSDEHLEKILSPYVKILDLYKNNGSVQARIPFDIDY; this is encoded by the coding sequence ATGAAGAGTTGCTTATGGTTGCGCTTGTTTTTGTTACTTTTAATATCAAACGTGCTTTTAGGAACGCTCAATGAGCGTTTTGTCGGCGATGTTAGCAGTATTTCTAATATTGAGGGTGTCTCCTCTCTTTGGAATAATCCAGCAGGTCTTTCTTTTTTTGGGGGAAGCGAAGCTACTTCAGCCTATGCTTACGAATGGAATGAACTGGGAAACAGGCATCATGCAGGTTTGAGTATTGCTGCTAATTTTTTAGATGTGCTCAGTTTGGCCACGGGTTTTAATTCGCGAATTGCTTCAAAAAATACCAAAGAAATTTTTGGCAGTGATTTGAGCGGAATTTTTGCAGCTTCCCTCAAGTTGAGCGATAAACTATCATTCGGTCTTTCTTTTCTTAAATCATATTATTTCCAAAAAGAATTATTTCATGACACCAAAGTGAGTTTTGGTTTTCAAGCGCGCCCAACTTCTTATTGGGCTTTGGGCGCTTTGTATCAAGAAGTGAATGAAGGTTTTTTTAAAGCGCCTGAAATCACTGCAGGAATGGCGTTTCGCCCATGGGGAGAAAATTTTACTGTGGGAATTGATGGCAGATTGAGCCCCAAGGGAATTAACTGGGATGATGGCTTCCGCATTGATCCGATCTTGAGCATCAAAAGCTACATTGGCGGGGTTGGCGGCGGATTTTCCATTGTAATTCCAGGCATAAAAAATGGGTGGAGCAATCCCCAAATGTTTTTTGGGATTGAACTTAATTGGGCTCACTTAGGTTTGACTCTGAATAGCCATATGTCTCCATCCAATAAAAGCTATAGCGTAGGCGGCAACATCAGAACGTCGAGCGAAGAGTGGAGATCAATAGATAAACCCTATGGACTATGGGTTGAGCTTAACATCGATCGCAGTGGAGGCATTGATCATAAATCAAGCGTCTTGGATTCGCTCTTTGGTCAGACTCAAAGTCCGCTTTCTGTGTTGGCTTTGTTAAAAAGAATTAAGGATGACCACTCTATTGCGGGAGTTATTTTTTATCTCAGTGGCCTAAGAATCGGAGATGCTCGTGCTCAAGAATGGCGTGATGCCATCATATCTCTAAGGAAAACTCAAAAACAGGTTATTGTTTATTTGGAAAACCCATCCGAGCGAGATTTTTTTGTAGCGAGCGTTGCTGATAAAATTTTTATGAACCCTTCTGCAACTATTTCTTTAAATCGTTTTCAGGCCCACCTAACATATCTTGCCGCTTCTCTGAAAAAAGTCGGAGTGAAAGCTGAAGCAATAACCGCAGGAAAATATAAATCAGCTCCTCGTAGATGGACCCATGAAAACCCGCAAAAAGAAGAAATCGATATAGCATCAAATATACTCAATAGTTTTTATGATGCATTTATCGATCATGTATCTGAAAGTCGTAATATCGAAAAAGATCAACTGAAGAAAATTCTAGATAGTGGAGAAATAACATCGCAAGAAGCTAAGGATTTTGGCCTTATCGATGGAGCAATTTATAAGGATCAACTTCAGCAAGTGCTTCTTAATCAAGAGAATGTCACCTTGCCTGTATGGAGTGACTACTCTCAACGGACACTAAAAAATTATTCGTGGGAAGTGAAGAAAAAAATCGTGGTGATTCCCATCGAAGGAGAAATTGTAGATGGAAGAGTGGGGCCATCTTTACTTTCGGTATTGAGTGAAAAAACTGGTTCACAAGATGTTATTGAAAAAATTGAGAACGCGGTATCGGATCCCAATGTTGTGGGAATTATTGTGCGTATCAATTCAGTGGGAGGTGATGCTAATGCCGGAGATAAAATACATCGTGCATTGAGCAAGGCACAAAAAATAGTTCCAGTGGTTGCATCAATGAGCGACGTAGCTGCATCAGCCGCCTATATGATAGCAGCTGGAACTCAGTATATTATTGCCGAGCCCAATACAGTGACTGGCTCAATCGGAGTTTTTTCTCTCTATTTTTCTGGCAATCAATTAGCAAAAAAAATCGGTGTACATGATGCAGAAATTTCGCCCATAAAAAATCCAGGACCGAATCGATTTCGCTCTATGACTCGAAATGAACGCGCTCAGGCACAAAAAATTGTTGATTGGTATTATCAAAATTTTATTGATCGAGTTTCAAGCGGTCTTAATCTTGATGCAAAGACGGTAGAGGCTCATGCTCAGGGCCGTGTATGGCTTGGCCATGAAGCTTTAGAAAGAAAATTGATCCATAAGTTAGGGGGCTTTATGGATGCAGTGGATGCTCTTTGGCTCTTAGCACAACTTAAAGATGATCAAAAAGTAGATTTGGAAATTAGTATTCCGGGGGCGCAACAGAATTTCTCTTTGTTGCCACCTTTCTCTTCTTTATTTGGAAGACAAAATTATTCAGATGAACATCTAGAAAAAATATTGAGTCCATATGTGAAAATATTGGACTTGTATAAAAATAACGGAAGCGTGCAAGCAAGAATTCCTTTTGATATCGATTACTAG